In Maridesulfovibrio sp., the genomic stretch CGCTACAACTCCTTGAACCGGACATCCAGAGGATCAAGCACAATGGTCAGACCGTCTCCAAAAACCAGACGGACTTCATCGCTGAAGCCTTCCGGGTAGATGTAGAACGTGGCTGTCCCCTCATCAACAGGGGATTCATTGAAATGACCGTTAACAATCCGCGATGGTAAGGAAATCTCTTCTTCGTTCCAGAAAATTTTCCCTTTGGCGAAGTCTACTACAATGTCCTGACGCAAGTCCTTTTCCACTGCCTCTACCCTAGCCTCGTACAGAAATGCGTTCACCTTGCTCAGGGTGTCTTCTCCGCGGTTTCCTGCAAGATCAAGATTGGGCACGAGCGTAAACCAGCCCATGCCCACAATGAATAGAACAATTAGGAGTTCTATGAAGGTCAATCCGCCGGCAGAACGGCGGGCATCATGCATATTCATAGATATTATGGGAATTATTCCCAGCTCTTGATATCGGCGTCATAATCTTCTCCGCCTTCCATGCCGTCGGCACCGAGAGAGATAAGCTCATAGGGACGCCCCTCTTCGCCGGGACTTCTGTAGATGTAGTCGTAACCCCAGGGATCAACGGGAGTGGATGCGGAATCAAGATAACCGCCTTTACGGTAATTGCGGGGCACAGGACGGGTTTCAGGCTTGGTAATAAGCGCCTGGAGTCCCTGCTCAGTGGTCGGGTAGCGTCCGGTATCAAGCTTGTAAAGCTTCAAAGCGGAATCAAGGGCCTTCATATCCATCTTGGCCTTGGTCACCCTTGCTTCGTTAGGACGGTCCATGATTTTGGGAACCAGCATTGAAGCCAGCAGTCCGAGGATAACGATAACAATCATCAACTCAATAAGGCTGAAACCACGCTGATCTTTTTTAAGATCGGCAATACGAATTTTTCTTTTCTGCATAATTTCCTCTACTTATTGTTAGCATGTATCGGGGATCAGTCCCTGATGTCATTTTTCTTGGACTCCAGCGGTTCCCACGCAAGCGGAGCGGAAGCTGCGATGCCCTCCCGGCGGGGAAGCGATCCGCGCGACTTGAAGTAATCATCCGGGCGGGACACTTTTTTCCACCAGAGGTAATACCCTTTACTTGGTATATACCGGCAATACAACCTTTGAAATTCACGCTGTGCAATGGGAACAGCCAGTGTAAATTCCCGGCCGTTTCCCGAAAAGCCGTAATCCAGCCCAAGCCTTACTTTTTCCCAATCGGCAAAATCCTGCACACCATCAAGGGCTGCACCACTAACCGAAGAGTAATAACGCACACCGCCGTCAACATCTTTGACCCGGTAAACTTTACCGGAAGGAGAGAGATCGACAACAAATGAAACAGGTTTAAACTGGACTTTCTTGGAAAAAATATTTCGCGGAGAGCGATAAACCAGCACGCCGTTGCGAAGATAAAAACCATTATCGCTTTCATGGTAGGGAGACTTCAACCTCTTGCTCACATCCCACTGGAATCTATCTCCTTTCTCAGTAACAATATTCAGTAGGGGGCCATCGGCATGGACAGACTTAAACGGCCCGCCTTTAATCTTCTGATCAAAAATACGTGTTAATTTAAGCGGACTCCACATGATCATCTTGCCT encodes the following:
- the gspG gene encoding type II secretion system major pseudopilin GspG, whose product is MQKRKIRIADLKKDQRGFSLIELMIVIVILGLLASMLVPKIMDRPNEARVTKAKMDMKALDSALKLYKLDTGRYPTTEQGLQALITKPETRPVPRNYRKGGYLDSASTPVDPWGYDYIYRSPGEEGRPYELISLGADGMEGGEDYDADIKSWE
- a CDS encoding prepilin-type cleavage/methylation domain-containing protein, giving the protein MNMHDARRSAGGLTFIELLIVLFIVGMGWFTLVPNLDLAGNRGEDTLSKVNAFLYEARVEAVEKDLRQDIVVDFAKGKIFWNEEEISLPSRIVNGHFNESPVDEGTATFYIYPEGFSDEVRLVFGDGLTIVLDPLDVRFKEL